The Ornithinimicrobium faecis genome includes a window with the following:
- a CDS encoding nucleotide sugar dehydrogenase, protein MAVDAVIIGLGYVGLPLAQEATRAGLTILGYDINQGVVDALNAGTSHIDDLTDEHIGEMVAGGFRATTDEAEIATAKVAVICVPTPLSDEGGPDLRAVEGAVDAVARNLQPGMLVVLESTTYPGTTDEVVRPKLEAGGLVAGTDFHLAFSPERIDPGNETFGAKNTPKVVGGQTPACTEAAAAFYGQFVDTIVRAKGTREAETAKLLENTYRHINIALVNEMARFCHELGIDLWDVIDAAASKPFGFQAFYPGPGVGGHCIPIDPNYLSHNVRARLGYPFRFVELAQEINSGMPGYVVSRIQDLLNEDGKSLKGSTILLLGVTYKPNIADQRESPAVPLARALVAKGATVQFHDPHVASWGALGESATRVEDAQAGVTEADLTVLVQNHREYDVDALADAATRFFDTRGKATSSERVSRL, encoded by the coding sequence GTGGCCGTAGACGCCGTCATTATCGGCCTGGGATATGTCGGTCTGCCGTTGGCCCAGGAGGCCACGCGGGCAGGCTTGACGATCCTGGGTTATGACATCAATCAGGGTGTGGTCGATGCCCTCAACGCCGGGACGTCCCACATTGATGACCTGACCGATGAGCACATCGGTGAGATGGTCGCTGGCGGGTTCCGCGCGACCACGGACGAGGCGGAGATCGCCACGGCCAAGGTCGCCGTGATCTGCGTGCCCACGCCACTGTCGGACGAGGGCGGCCCGGACCTGCGCGCGGTCGAGGGTGCTGTTGACGCGGTGGCCCGCAACCTGCAACCCGGGATGCTCGTGGTCCTGGAGTCCACGACCTATCCGGGCACCACCGATGAGGTCGTGCGCCCCAAGCTCGAGGCCGGCGGGCTGGTCGCGGGCACGGACTTCCACCTGGCGTTCTCCCCGGAGCGCATCGACCCGGGCAACGAGACGTTCGGGGCCAAGAACACCCCGAAGGTCGTCGGTGGTCAGACCCCGGCGTGCACCGAGGCCGCAGCGGCGTTTTATGGGCAGTTCGTCGACACGATCGTGCGGGCCAAGGGCACCCGGGAGGCCGAGACGGCCAAGCTGCTGGAAAACACCTACCGCCACATCAACATCGCCCTGGTCAACGAGATGGCCCGGTTCTGTCACGAGCTGGGCATCGACCTGTGGGACGTCATCGACGCCGCAGCCTCCAAGCCGTTCGGGTTCCAGGCGTTCTATCCCGGCCCCGGCGTGGGTGGACACTGCATCCCGATCGACCCGAACTACCTCTCGCACAACGTGCGGGCCCGGTTGGGTTACCCGTTCCGGTTCGTCGAGCTGGCCCAGGAGATCAACTCCGGGATGCCCGGTTATGTCGTCTCACGCATCCAGGACCTGCTCAACGAGGACGGCAAGTCCCTGAAGGGCTCGACGATCCTGCTGCTCGGAGTGACCTACAAGCCCAACATCGCCGACCAGCGCGAGTCCCCGGCCGTGCCCCTGGCCCGTGCCCTGGTCGCCAAGGGCGCCACCGTGCAGTTCCACGACCCGCACGTGGCCTCCTGGGGAGCCCTGGGCGAGTCCGCGACCCGCGTCGAGGACGCCCAGGCCGGCGTGACCGAGGCCGACCTGACCGTCCTGGTCCAAAACCACCGTGAATACGACGTCGACGCCCTCGCCGACGCCGCGACCCGGTTCTTCGACACCCGTGGCAAGGCCACCAGCAGCGAGCGGGTCAGCCGGCTGTGA
- a CDS encoding glycosyltransferase, with product MSRTSRDVDVLLVSDLRFPGGTSHSIAAEIEALHGSGYRVGLVHLNGPLVARVGPVNPAIAGLVRAGAASLLIGSAPVTARLVVFRHAGVLQAAADQLPPISAEHAVILANSGPQDARGKSVYDVGLADRAARQALGLDPQWAPIGPLVRDEIKDVVPGGRLMETDWVNIIDVDAWAPSAPREEWAGDRPVIGRHSRPSAQKWPRDAATLKAVYPVDGSWDVRVLGGADPVERPLRGIPKAWTVTEFGELSPQTFLQSLDFFVYYHDPQWVEAFGRTILEALAAGAVAVLPPHFRALFGEAAVYAEPAQVREVVEGLRANRPAYVAQRDRARALVRERFSYAAHVERVAALIGPPAQTTQTPLTPTQSTQAPGEESAARAPRHTAGGRRSGGPRILLMSSNGAGMGHLTRLFSYATRLEEGTRAHIVSLSQAAPLAGRLGLSYEYLPSAKALAMPPGRWRPIFADRVGDALNRFDPDVVVFDGTWPYGGMEEIRAAHPQAHWVWSRRGMWREGRNTEQLAKTAWFDSVLEPGDLAADYDRGVTAEAPSHRVGPVTLLDPDELEPRAQAREALGLPADGPLALVSLGAGNINDTASDVGAAIHALSGLGVGVCVTVPDIASAGAAAGEDIHLVRDYPLSRRYAAFDVVISASGYNSFHELLRMGVPTLFVPNTETSLDDQEARARFAADRGWAHQLPQLGVDTTTPLLEDLLERGTAMAAQAQEADPGNGARAAAQFLTEQARGRL from the coding sequence ATGAGCCGAACCAGCCGTGACGTGGACGTGCTCCTCGTCTCCGATCTCCGCTTCCCCGGAGGCACGTCACACAGCATCGCCGCCGAGATCGAGGCGCTGCACGGCTCGGGCTATCGTGTCGGCCTGGTCCACCTCAATGGTCCCCTCGTCGCCCGCGTCGGCCCGGTCAACCCGGCCATTGCGGGCCTGGTCCGGGCGGGTGCTGCCAGTCTGCTCATCGGGTCGGCCCCGGTGACCGCCCGCCTCGTCGTCTTCCGGCACGCCGGCGTGCTGCAGGCGGCCGCCGACCAGTTGCCGCCGATCAGCGCGGAGCACGCGGTGATCCTGGCCAACTCCGGTCCGCAGGACGCTCGAGGCAAGAGTGTGTATGACGTGGGGCTGGCCGATCGTGCGGCTCGCCAGGCCCTGGGGCTGGATCCGCAGTGGGCCCCGATCGGTCCCCTGGTGCGGGACGAGATCAAGGACGTGGTGCCCGGTGGGCGCCTGATGGAGACGGACTGGGTCAACATCATCGATGTGGACGCCTGGGCGCCGTCGGCCCCCCGTGAGGAGTGGGCCGGGGACCGCCCGGTGATCGGTCGGCACAGCCGCCCCTCCGCCCAGAAGTGGCCGCGTGACGCGGCCACCCTCAAGGCGGTCTATCCCGTGGACGGATCCTGGGACGTGCGGGTCCTGGGCGGCGCCGACCCGGTCGAGCGACCGCTGCGCGGGATCCCGAAGGCGTGGACGGTCACCGAGTTCGGCGAGCTGAGCCCCCAGACCTTCCTGCAGAGCCTGGACTTCTTCGTCTACTACCACGACCCCCAGTGGGTGGAGGCCTTTGGCCGCACCATCCTGGAGGCCCTGGCGGCCGGAGCGGTCGCCGTCCTGCCGCCGCACTTCCGGGCGCTCTTTGGAGAGGCAGCGGTGTATGCCGAGCCCGCCCAGGTGCGCGAGGTGGTCGAGGGACTGCGGGCCAACCGACCGGCCTACGTCGCCCAGCGTGACCGCGCCCGCGCCCTGGTGCGCGAACGGTTCAGCTATGCGGCGCACGTCGAGCGCGTTGCCGCACTGATCGGCCCCCCTGCTCAGACAACCCAGACCCCGTTGACTCCCACCCAGTCAACCCAGGCCCCAGGTGAGGAGTCCGCGGCACGGGCGCCTCGGCATACGGCGGGTGGTCGTCGCTCCGGGGGTCCGCGGATCCTGCTGATGTCCAGCAACGGTGCGGGGATGGGTCATCTGACCCGGCTCTTCTCCTATGCGACGCGGCTGGAGGAGGGCACGCGGGCGCACATCGTCTCGCTGTCGCAGGCGGCGCCACTGGCGGGGCGGCTGGGGCTGAGCTATGAATACCTGCCCAGTGCCAAGGCGCTCGCGATGCCGCCCGGCCGGTGGCGGCCGATCTTTGCCGACCGCGTGGGGGATGCGCTCAACCGGTTCGACCCGGACGTCGTGGTCTTCGACGGGACCTGGCCCTATGGCGGCATGGAGGAGATCCGGGCCGCTCATCCGCAGGCGCACTGGGTGTGGTCGCGCCGCGGCATGTGGCGCGAGGGACGCAACACCGAGCAGTTGGCCAAGACCGCCTGGTTCGACAGCGTGCTGGAGCCGGGTGACCTGGCCGCCGACTATGACCGGGGCGTCACCGCCGAGGCTCCGTCGCACCGGGTGGGACCGGTGACCCTGCTCGACCCCGACGAGTTGGAGCCGCGGGCGCAGGCGCGCGAGGCGCTCGGACTGCCCGCCGACGGGCCGCTGGCGCTGGTGTCCCTGGGCGCTGGCAACATCAACGACACCGCCTCCGACGTCGGTGCTGCGATCCACGCCCTGTCCGGTCTGGGGGTCGGGGTGTGTGTCACCGTGCCCGACATCGCCTCCGCGGGGGCCGCTGCCGGTGAGGACATCCACCTGGTGCGTGACTATCCCCTCTCGCGCCGCTATGCCGCCTTTGACGTGGTGATCAGCGCCTCGGGCTACAACTCCTTCCACGAGTTGCTGCGGATGGGCGTGCCGACCCTGTTCGTCCCCAACACCGAGACCTCGCTGGACGACCAGGAGGCTCGGGCCCGGTTCGCCGCGGACCGCGGGTGGGCCCACCAGCTCCCCCAGCTCGGCGTCGACACCACGACCCCGCTGTTGGAGGATCTGCTCGAGCGCGGCACCGCCATGGCGGCCCAGGCCCAGGAAGCCGACCCGGGCAATGGCGCACGAGCGGCGGCGCAGTTCCTCACCGAGCAGGCGAGAGGGCGGCTCTGA
- a CDS encoding ATP-grasp fold amidoligase family protein, giving the protein MTGRSVRGILRRLPVLGPVARRARQAVHAEELIAARDDKIGRLRRQVAKETAARKRAQEQLAIDRPERLDSTPPSFRRNLLELRRNIDVLRPHDPEAFHPALQIPRKLRNYRLAASHGVAVPDILGVWARARDIDLSDLPEVFVLKSDVGAGGNGVFPLRRVEADRYAVIGGDEVLSTADLQERLATRKSAGAPFFAERFLQQRVPAEEIPDDVKIYAHYGQVTMVMVRQMPVHANLDHARYRYTDARGQDLGEDIASGARVDLSIPLPEPLGDFIRVAEHLSKALAVPFIRVDIYDTVDGPVLGELTRAPGGKQRYRRDHDIAMGRAWDEARWRLDLDVIDGRPLRNLHGLHLATNHYPEGHRSRQEDPRGWEVVTADCAQWCFGGHLPPAQG; this is encoded by the coding sequence ATGACCGGCCGCTCGGTCCGCGGGATCCTGCGCCGGCTCCCGGTCCTCGGGCCGGTCGCCAGACGCGCGCGCCAGGCGGTGCACGCCGAGGAACTGATCGCGGCACGGGACGACAAGATCGGCCGCCTGCGCCGACAGGTGGCCAAGGAGACCGCGGCGCGCAAACGGGCGCAGGAGCAGCTCGCCATCGATCGTCCCGAGCGCCTCGACAGCACCCCGCCGTCGTTTCGACGCAACCTGCTCGAGCTGCGCCGCAACATCGACGTGCTGCGTCCGCACGACCCCGAGGCCTTCCATCCAGCCCTGCAGATCCCCCGCAAGCTGCGCAACTATCGGTTGGCGGCCAGTCACGGTGTCGCCGTGCCAGACATCCTCGGCGTGTGGGCCCGCGCACGGGACATCGACCTGTCCGACCTGCCCGAGGTGTTTGTGCTGAAGTCGGACGTGGGGGCCGGCGGCAACGGGGTGTTCCCGCTGCGCCGCGTCGAGGCAGACCGCTATGCCGTGATCGGTGGTGACGAGGTCCTGTCCACCGCGGACCTGCAAGAGCGCCTGGCCACGCGGAAGTCGGCCGGGGCGCCCTTCTTTGCCGAGCGCTTCCTGCAGCAGCGAGTGCCGGCCGAGGAGATCCCCGACGACGTGAAGATCTACGCGCACTATGGCCAGGTCACCATGGTGATGGTGCGCCAGATGCCGGTGCACGCCAACCTCGACCATGCCCGTTATCGCTACACCGACGCTCGCGGCCAGGACCTGGGAGAAGACATCGCATCCGGCGCGAGGGTCGACCTGTCGATCCCGCTGCCGGAGCCACTGGGTGACTTCATCCGTGTTGCCGAGCACCTCTCCAAGGCGCTCGCGGTGCCGTTCATCCGGGTCGACATCTATGACACCGTCGACGGCCCGGTGCTGGGCGAGCTGACCCGCGCTCCCGGCGGCAAGCAGCGCTATCGCCGGGATCACGACATCGCGATGGGCCGGGCCTGGGACGAGGCGCGGTGGCGGCTGGACCTGGACGTCATCGACGGCCGTCCGCTGCGCAACCTGCACGGTCTGCACCTGGCGACCAACCACTATCCAGAGGGGCACCGGTCCCGTCAGGAGGACCCCCGCGGCTGGGAGGTCGTCACCGCCGACTGTGCCCAGTGGTGCTTCGGTGGCCACCTGCCGCCGGCTCAGGGCTGA
- a CDS encoding ATP-grasp fold amidoligase family protein — protein sequence MASARRSALVRRLPGIGWRADLLERRAGQVADLRGRLAAATQDAAAAQAEVSSLQEELGRVSRERDEMRAAEQAIPGCSFLRHLQELRRGAAPLRALDPDRHHPAMQIPRKLRNYRLAASHGVPVPQVYAVWSRLEEIDLSGLPDEFVLKGEIGSSGKGVFPLRRVDAERFQLVGGEETYTRDSLVDLLTGHPSVWGPYFAEEFLTQRVAGEQIPDDVKIYACYGQVLMVMLRQMPLHADLSTARYRYLDAQGRDLGSDAAPDRTVHSSIPAPEPFADFVRLAEHLSRAVALPFIRVDVYDTTRGPVLGELTRSPGGSQRYRNDLDAAWGLAWDEAQWRLELDVVDGRPLRNLHGLHPIPDYYPASHQSNQPDPKGWEVVTADCAQWCHGGHLPGTVPGA from the coding sequence ATGGCTTCTGCACGACGGAGCGCACTGGTGCGACGTCTTCCGGGCATCGGGTGGCGCGCTGACCTGCTCGAGCGGCGGGCCGGGCAGGTCGCAGATCTGCGGGGCCGGTTGGCCGCTGCGACGCAGGACGCAGCAGCAGCGCAGGCCGAGGTCTCGTCGCTGCAGGAGGAGCTCGGGCGGGTCAGCCGTGAGCGAGATGAGATGCGCGCTGCCGAGCAGGCCATCCCCGGCTGCTCGTTCCTGAGGCACCTGCAGGAGTTGCGACGCGGTGCCGCGCCGCTGCGCGCCCTGGACCCCGACCGGCACCACCCGGCGATGCAGATCCCCCGCAAACTGCGCAACTATCGGCTGGCGGCCAGCCACGGCGTCCCGGTCCCGCAGGTGTATGCCGTGTGGTCCCGGCTGGAGGAGATCGACCTGTCCGGCCTCCCGGACGAGTTCGTGCTCAAGGGCGAGATCGGGTCCAGCGGCAAGGGCGTCTTCCCGTTGCGACGGGTCGACGCCGAGCGGTTCCAGCTGGTGGGGGGCGAGGAGACCTACACCCGGGACTCCCTGGTCGACCTCCTGACCGGCCACCCCTCGGTGTGGGGCCCCTACTTCGCGGAGGAGTTCCTGACCCAACGCGTGGCCGGTGAACAGATCCCGGACGACGTGAAGATCTATGCCTGCTATGGCCAGGTGCTGATGGTCATGCTGCGGCAGATGCCGCTGCACGCGGATCTGAGCACGGCCCGCTATCGCTATCTGGACGCTCAGGGGCGCGACCTCGGCAGCGATGCGGCTCCAGACCGCACCGTGCACTCCTCGATCCCAGCGCCCGAACCGTTTGCGGACTTTGTCCGGCTCGCTGAGCACCTGTCACGAGCCGTTGCGCTGCCGTTCATCCGGGTCGATGTCTATGACACGACCCGGGGGCCGGTCCTCGGCGAGCTCACCCGCAGCCCGGGCGGCAGCCAGCGCTATCGCAACGATCTCGATGCGGCATGGGGCCTGGCCTGGGACGAGGCTCAGTGGCGGCTGGAGCTGGACGTCGTGGACGGTCGCCCCCTGCGCAACCTGCATGGTCTGCACCCCATCCCGGACTACTACCCCGCCTCACACCAGTCGAACCAGCCCGACCCCAAGGGCTGGGAGGTGGTCACCGCCGACTGCGCCCAGTGGTGTCATGGCGGTCACCTGCCGGGCACGGTGCCGGGGGCATGA
- a CDS encoding glycosyltransferase has product MTAGPRPTAGPVVATRDQVARDHTGFALRNPGALVSTALRTKSVHAREVLAELAWPGHGRDEVEDWARSGAPWPALVEGMDPSWVGSYGQVLALQTGLPDERAAGRAAIEAVVAAGHTDALPERVTELLLQLRVADRDATAARELVAHPAVREPMSEAVTTDLANPALFADGTSTLGWLGALERALGSEGMAPLALLPDPGGESTVFDRLSAPGASRVAATHLVTVLMSSFRPGPPLLTALRSLIEQTWDNLEILVVDDASGSEFAELLAQAERLDPRIRVIRKAVNGGTYRARNTGLRQARGDFFTVLDSDDWLHPQAIEVGVATMLAQPGTMATRGQGVRVSEQLELNRPGYLPRVTSAPSLLVRTHPVLDRIGYFDPTSKSADTEFARRIQAAFGEHAVHDLPVVVTFLRGGDTLSSSEFSRGWRHSARHAYKCAYTPWHQRIASGEEADSFVDPGAPRRFPEPRRWAKPLAPDLTAQRHIDLCLAGDWRRWGGPQASMMEEIAAARAGGLTVAIMHLEAFRFMTVKDFPLCDPVTELVNSGAVEWIHPDDDVDVDVLMIRYPPILQYPPLPGRRTLRAQHVLIMANQAPLEPDGSDQRYVVSDVTDRTRELFGQDPVWVPQGPVIRRVLLEQDPELALTPWDNPGLIDVDAWTVREHAAPGRDGAPVVVGRYSRDNVIKFAPTLADIHRGYDFPAGYEVRMMGAQNTLAKLLRAQEQTLEDLPDNWVVLRHKKIDVVEFLGELDFFLYLDNPAMHEAFGRTILEAAASGVLTIAHPKHEPVFGDTIDYALPGEAQGLIAAYVADPQLYADRVTRSRARVQERFGHQGFVARIRALLRPEPTQVATVETTVEGQGEEGHRVTRQVPLRSAADASRADHLRVVHVPGAEEVVAQWLGEQLALHPGDSLPDALLATAPPAVSSVVTTRDGLVHTATRAHGIRSVHEQQDLAASPVTREAQGGLSAITLPQGWAASEAWSVADPAVSAGPGTPPSDQPTGQAELGRYQS; this is encoded by the coding sequence GTGACCGCAGGACCGCGCCCGACCGCGGGGCCGGTGGTGGCCACCCGCGATCAGGTGGCCCGGGACCACACGGGGTTTGCGCTGCGCAACCCCGGTGCCCTGGTGTCGACGGCGCTGCGGACCAAGTCAGTGCACGCCCGAGAGGTCCTGGCCGAGCTGGCCTGGCCCGGGCACGGTCGCGACGAGGTGGAGGACTGGGCGCGCAGCGGTGCGCCGTGGCCGGCCCTGGTGGAGGGGATGGACCCCTCCTGGGTCGGGTCCTACGGGCAGGTGCTCGCCCTGCAGACCGGCCTGCCGGACGAGCGTGCCGCTGGCCGCGCCGCGATCGAGGCGGTCGTGGCCGCGGGCCACACCGACGCGCTGCCCGAGAGGGTGACCGAGCTGCTGCTCCAGCTCCGCGTGGCCGACCGTGATGCGACGGCCGCGCGGGAGCTGGTCGCCCACCCGGCGGTCCGCGAGCCGATGTCAGAGGCGGTCACCACGGACCTGGCCAACCCGGCTCTCTTCGCGGACGGCACCTCGACACTTGGCTGGCTGGGGGCACTGGAGCGAGCCCTGGGCAGTGAGGGCATGGCGCCGCTCGCGCTGCTGCCGGACCCGGGTGGGGAGAGCACGGTCTTTGACCGCTTGTCAGCTCCGGGTGCCTCGAGGGTCGCCGCGACCCACCTGGTCACAGTGTTGATGAGTTCGTTTCGTCCCGGCCCCCCGCTGCTCACCGCCCTGCGGTCCCTGATCGAGCAGACGTGGGACAACCTGGAGATCCTCGTCGTCGACGACGCGTCGGGGTCGGAGTTTGCCGAGCTGTTGGCTCAGGCGGAGCGCCTTGACCCTCGCATCCGGGTGATCCGCAAGGCGGTCAATGGCGGCACCTACCGGGCCCGCAACACCGGCCTGCGGCAGGCCCGCGGCGACTTCTTCACGGTGCTCGACTCCGACGACTGGCTGCACCCGCAGGCGATCGAGGTCGGGGTGGCCACCATGCTGGCGCAGCCCGGCACGATGGCGACCCGAGGCCAGGGGGTCCGGGTCAGCGAGCAGCTCGAGCTCAACCGGCCCGGCTATCTGCCCCGTGTCACCTCGGCTCCGTCGCTGCTGGTGCGCACGCACCCGGTCCTGGACCGGATCGGCTATTTCGACCCGACCAGCAAGAGCGCCGACACCGAGTTTGCCCGCCGCATCCAGGCCGCCTTCGGCGAGCACGCGGTGCACGACCTGCCGGTGGTGGTCACCTTCCTGCGCGGTGGCGACACGCTCTCCTCCAGCGAGTTCTCTCGCGGGTGGCGCCACAGCGCGCGGCACGCCTACAAGTGCGCCTACACCCCGTGGCACCAGCGCATCGCCAGCGGTGAGGAGGCCGACAGCTTCGTCGATCCCGGGGCGCCGCGCCGCTTCCCCGAGCCGCGCCGGTGGGCCAAGCCGCTGGCGCCCGACCTCACGGCGCAGCGGCACATCGACCTGTGCCTGGCCGGTGACTGGCGCAGGTGGGGCGGCCCGCAGGCCTCGATGATGGAGGAGATTGCCGCCGCCCGGGCGGGCGGCCTGACCGTGGCGATCATGCACCTGGAGGCCTTCCGGTTCATGACCGTGAAGGACTTTCCGCTGTGCGATCCGGTCACCGAGCTGGTCAACAGTGGTGCCGTGGAGTGGATCCACCCGGACGACGACGTGGACGTCGACGTGCTGATGATCCGTTATCCCCCGATCCTGCAATACCCCCCGCTGCCAGGACGTCGCACCCTGCGGGCGCAGCACGTCCTGATCATGGCCAACCAGGCTCCGCTGGAGCCGGACGGCTCCGACCAGCGTTATGTCGTGAGCGACGTGACCGACCGCACCCGGGAGCTCTTCGGGCAGGACCCGGTGTGGGTGCCGCAGGGACCGGTCATCCGGCGCGTGCTGCTGGAGCAGGATCCTGAGCTGGCGCTCACCCCGTGGGACAACCCCGGCCTGATCGACGTGGATGCCTGGACCGTGCGCGAGCACGCGGCCCCCGGCCGTGACGGCGCACCGGTCGTCGTGGGGCGCTACTCGCGCGACAACGTCATCAAGTTTGCTCCCACTCTCGCCGACATCCATCGCGGCTATGACTTCCCGGCCGGCTATGAGGTCCGGATGATGGGGGCGCAGAACACCCTGGCCAAGCTCCTCCGGGCTCAGGAACAGACACTGGAGGATCTGCCCGACAACTGGGTCGTGCTGCGACACAAGAAGATTGACGTCGTGGAGTTCCTCGGGGAGCTCGACTTCTTCCTCTATCTCGACAACCCGGCGATGCACGAGGCCTTCGGGCGCACGATCCTGGAGGCCGCGGCCAGCGGTGTCCTGACGATCGCGCACCCCAAGCACGAGCCGGTCTTCGGCGACACCATCGACTACGCCCTGCCAGGGGAGGCCCAGGGCCTGATCGCCGCCTATGTCGCCGACCCACAGTTGTATGCCGATCGCGTCACCAGATCTCGGGCCCGGGTCCAGGAGCGCTTCGGGCACCAGGGTTTTGTGGCCCGGATCAGGGCGCTGCTGCGACCGGAGCCGACGCAGGTCGCGACCGTGGAGACCACGGTCGAGGGGCAAGGGGAGGAAGGGCACCGGGTCACGCGTCAGGTTCCACTGAGGTCAGCTGCCGACGCGAGCCGCGCGGACCACCTCAGGGTCGTGCACGTGCCAGGCGCTGAGGAGGTGGTGGCGCAGTGGCTCGGGGAGCAGTTGGCGCTGCACCCGGGGGACAGCCTCCCTGATGCCCTCCTGGCGACCGCGCCACCTGCGGTGAGCAGCGTGGTGACAACGCGTGACGGGTTGGTGCACACCGCAACCCGGGCCCACGGCATACGGTCCGTCCACGAGCAGCAAGACCTGGCGGCCTCCCCTGTGACTCGCGAGGCGCAGGGAGGCCTCTCCGCGATCACGCTCCCCCAGGGCTGGGCTGCTAGTGAGGCCTGGTCCGTCGCTGACCCAGCGGTCAGTGCTGGGCCGGGGACGCCACCGTCGGATCAGCCGACGGGGCAGGCCGAGCTGGGGCGATATCAGTCGTAG
- a CDS encoding glycosyltransferase family A protein yields MPDASAATVPAPRLPSPPQDQPGYRTAWQLWHSAEHPDALAHLTLRSKSPVVLDALALAGTGGALTLAQLRAATGPRLLPDRARELAALALALAGMGRSVEDLHLATDLYLELRAGGALPTLSPIHHQAVGQALFLSGRHQVLREVVSDLPKLPDGIRLDLETDLTNPHLSGDPVPAQDHARWVELLGARFRHAGLETPRVEGTADHLFDRLSTDPALGGTVTSGPLVTVIMPCFQPDEGLLTSIASISNQTWGDLEILVVDDASGAGHEEIFARAVASDERARLVRMERNGGSYLGRNAALEQARGEFITFQDADDWSHPRRLEQQVRLLLDDDAAPASRSQAVRAKDDLTHQWFGYRSLRDNASSLLLRRSVIEAIGPFAPIRKGADSEYAERVTSRVGPVLDTGTPLAITRLRTGTLSRGDFTYQWSTPERLVFKGSYRAAHRRDDLSFPVPRSFLRGLPHAPTWESVPVAYLGDLSGDPTSAAESAATRKSAEVGARLWREMDGLPEDPTAALPRVGLWHLESPTPPQRKRAEMHDVWFDRIVASAGQLVPLTRLEPVVVERLVVLDPAVLLLAGAQPVRLEVSRVEVRLSPAVLEPDVSGLAVDLLEVGDVCRSAWGTAPRWVAEPGLADAERSALEDLVPGLISP; encoded by the coding sequence ATGCCCGACGCATCCGCCGCCACGGTGCCAGCGCCACGCCTGCCCTCCCCGCCGCAGGACCAGCCCGGCTATCGCACCGCCTGGCAGCTGTGGCACAGCGCGGAGCACCCCGACGCCCTGGCCCACCTGACCCTGCGCTCGAAGTCGCCCGTCGTCCTGGATGCCCTTGCCCTGGCGGGGACCGGTGGCGCCCTGACCCTGGCCCAGCTGCGGGCCGCGACCGGGCCCCGCCTGCTGCCCGACCGCGCCCGCGAGCTCGCCGCGCTCGCTCTCGCGCTGGCCGGGATGGGCCGGTCGGTCGAGGACCTGCACCTGGCCACCGACCTCTATCTGGAGCTGCGAGCCGGCGGCGCACTGCCGACTCTCTCCCCGATCCACCACCAGGCCGTGGGCCAGGCGCTCTTCCTGTCCGGTCGCCACCAGGTCCTCCGGGAGGTGGTGAGCGACCTGCCCAAGCTGCCCGACGGCATACGGCTCGATCTGGAGACCGACCTGACCAACCCCCACCTGTCCGGTGACCCGGTGCCTGCCCAGGACCATGCGCGCTGGGTGGAGCTGCTGGGCGCGCGCTTCCGGCACGCCGGTCTGGAGACGCCACGCGTCGAGGGGACGGCCGACCACCTTTTCGACCGGCTCAGCACCGACCCTGCGCTGGGCGGCACGGTGACGTCGGGGCCACTGGTGACCGTGATCATGCCCTGCTTCCAGCCCGACGAGGGGCTGCTCACCTCGATCGCCTCGATCAGCAACCAGACGTGGGGCGACCTGGAGATCCTGGTGGTCGACGACGCCTCCGGAGCGGGCCACGAGGAGATCTTTGCCCGGGCGGTCGCCTCAGACGAGCGCGCCCGGCTCGTGCGCATGGAGCGCAACGGCGGCAGCTATCTGGGGCGCAACGCGGCCCTGGAGCAGGCTCGGGGTGAGTTCATCACCTTTCAGGACGCCGACGACTGGTCCCACCCGAGACGGCTTGAGCAGCAGGTCCGGCTGCTCCTTGACGACGACGCGGCCCCGGCAAGCCGCAGCCAGGCAGTGCGGGCCAAGGACGACCTGACCCACCAGTGGTTCGGCTATCGCTCCCTGCGCGACAACGCCTCGAGCCTGCTGCTGCGACGGTCGGTCATCGAGGCGATCGGGCCGTTCGCGCCGATCCGCAAGGGCGCCGACTCTGAGTATGCCGAGCGCGTCACCTCTCGCGTCGGTCCCGTCCTGGACACCGGGACGCCACTCGCGATCACCCGACTGCGCACGGGCACACTGTCGCGCGGTGATTTCACCTATCAGTGGTCCACACCGGAACGGCTGGTCTTCAAGGGAAGCTATCGGGCGGCGCACCGTCGCGACGACCTGAGCTTTCCCGTTCCTCGTTCATTTCTGCGAGGTCTGCCGCACGCCCCGACGTGGGAGTCCGTGCCGGTGGCCTATCTGGGTGACCTGTCCGGCGACCCGACCTCTGCCGCAGAGTCCGCTGCGACGAGAAAGTCGGCTGAGGTGGGGGCGCGGTTGTGGCGTGAGATGGACGGGCTGCCGGAGGACCCGACCGCTGCCCTGCCACGGGTGGGCCTGTGGCACCTGGAGTCACCGACGCCGCCGCAACGCAAGCGCGCGGAGATGCACGACGTCTGGTTCGACCGCATCGTCGCGTCGGCGGGCCAGTTGGTGCCGCTGACCCGGTTGGAGCCGGTGGTCGTGGAGCGGCTCGTCGTGCTCGACCCCGCCGTCCTGCTCCTGGCCGGGGCCCAGCCCGTGCGCCTGGAGGTCTCCCGCGTGGAGGTGCGGCTGTCACCCGCGGTGCTCGAGCCGGACGTTTCAGGCCTCGCGGTTGACCTGCTCGAGGTCGGGGACGTGTGTCGGTCCGCCTGGGGCACCGCGCCACGCTGGGTGGCCGAGCCCGGGTTGGCTGACGCTGAGCGTTCGGCCCTGGAGGATCTGGTGCCGGGCCTCATCAGTCCATGA